The genome window GGTGTCCCGCGGGGGCTGAAGCCGGCGCTGGAAGGGCGGTGAGCCTGCTCTGCCGGAGGGCGACACGGTCTTCCTGGCCTGCCACCGGTTGCACGAGGCGCTGGCGGGCGAGGTGCTGGTGCGCGGCGAGCTCCGGCATCCCAGGCTGGCCGAGGTCGACCTGGCGGGCCGCACCGTGCGCGAGGTCCGCCCCGCGGGCAAGCACCTGCTGATCCGGTTCGACGGCGACCGCACGCTGCACAGCCACCTGCGGATGGACGGCGCCTGGCACGTCTACTCCCCCGGTGCGCGGTGGCGCCGTCCCGGTCACCAGGCACGGGCGATCCTGGCGACGGAGCAGCGCAGCGCCGTCGGCTTCAACCTGCACGACCTGCACCTGCTGCGGACCGGCGACGAGCACCGGCTGGTCGGTCACCTCGGTCCCGACCTGCTGTCACCGGACTGGGACGAGCCCGCCGCGCTGGAGGCGGTGCGGCGGCTGACCGCCGACCCCGACCGCGAGATAGGGCTGGCCCTGCTGGACCAGAGCGTGGTCGCAGGTGTCGGGAACCTCTACAAGACCGAGGTCTGCTTCCTGCTCGGCAGCACCCCGTGGACCCCGGTGTCCGAAGTGGACGCGGCCGAGGCCGTCCGGCTGTCCCGCGAGCTGCTGCTGCGCAACGCCTGGCACCCGGAGCAGTCCACGACCGGCGACGAGCGGCGCGGGCGGACCCACTGGGTCTACGGGCGCCGGACGTGCCTGCGATGCGGCGGCGCGGTCCGGCGAGGCGTGCAGGGGCACGGCATCGAGGAACGCGTGGCCTACCACTGCCCGAACTGCCAGCGCGGGGCTCAGGACGAGCGGCGGGCGTCGGCCAGACGGCGCAGCAGCGGGTAGAGCAGGACGATCCCCACCGAGCCCCAGACCACACCGGTGATCCGCAGCGCCCCGATCGAGAGCGTGAGGTTGCCGACCCCGGCGATGATCGCGGTGCCCAGCACCGCGACGTTGACCGGATCGGCGAAGTCGACCCTGGCGTCCAGCCAGATCCGCACGCCGACCATCGCGAGCATGCCGAACAGCACCAGCGTGGCGCCGCCGAGCACGCCCAGCGGGATGGTGTTGATCAGCGCCGCGAGCTTCGGGCTGAACGACAGCACCACCGACGCCCCGGCGGCGACCACGCACGCCGCCGTCGAGTAGACCCTGGTCGCGGCCATGACCCCGACGTTGGCGGCGTAGCTGCTCAGCGCCGAACCGCCCGCCGAGCCCGACAGCGTGGTGGCCAGCCCGCCGCCGATCAGCGCGTCCCCGACGCTGCCGTCGAGGTTGCGGCCGGTCAGCGCGGCGACCGCCTTGAGGTGCCCGACGTGCTCGGCGACCAGCACGATCACCAACGGCAGCACGTAGGGCATGACCGACAGGTGCACCTGCGGGGCGATCAGGTCGGGCGGTCCGAACCACGGCGCGTCGCGCAGCCCGGCCAGCCGCGCTTCGTCGAG of Saccharopolyspora erythraea contains these proteins:
- a CDS encoding DNA-formamidopyrimidine glycosylase family protein; the encoded protein is MPEGDTVFLACHRLHEALAGEVLVRGELRHPRLAEVDLAGRTVREVRPAGKHLLIRFDGDRTLHSHLRMDGAWHVYSPGARWRRPGHQARAILATEQRSAVGFNLHDLHLLRTGDEHRLVGHLGPDLLSPDWDEPAALEAVRRLTADPDREIGLALLDQSVVAGVGNLYKTEVCFLLGSTPWTPVSEVDAAEAVRLSRELLLRNAWHPEQSTTGDERRGRTHWVYGRRTCLRCGGAVRRGVQGHGIEERVAYHCPNCQRGAQDERRASARRRSSG
- a CDS encoding uracil-xanthine permease family protein; translation: MALWTVHGNGRHLLGDAVVTSEERLSWPLTIGLGVQHLLAMFGMTTLVPLLTGFPVTTTLLLSGVGTLLFVVVTRNRIPSYLGASAAFVVPLVVASETGGAGPAALLGGIMVVGLVVTAVGVAVKALGVRLLESAMPPIVTGAIVLMIGLSLAPQSVESVDKHPVAAALTLGTVVLATVASRGLLARASVLLGVLVGWAYAAVTFQLDEARLAGLRDAPWFGPPDLIAPQVHLSVMPYVLPLVIVLVAEHVGHLKAVAALTGRNLDGSVGDALIGGGLATTLSGSAGGSALSSYAANVGVMAATRVYSTAACVVAAGASVVLSFSPKLAALINTIPLGVLGGATLVLFGMLAMVGVRIWLDARVDFADPVNVAVLGTAIIAGVGNLTLSIGALRITGVVWGSVGIVLLYPLLRRLADARRSS